From Erigeron canadensis isolate Cc75 chromosome 8, C_canadensis_v1, whole genome shotgun sequence, one genomic window encodes:
- the LOC122579790 gene encoding uncharacterized protein LOC122579790: MAKNRNRSKKNAPTAMNTDDFISVSPQVTAMDTSESVAPSRSQNINRKVKKGVQMKRTKNVRKLKAIAKAVSQNEKSATKVEKNESKTLRTKSAKNLYD; this comes from the exons ATGGCCAAGAACAGGAACAGAAGCAAGAAAAACGCTCCAACTGCCATGAACACCGATGACTTTATTTCTGTTTCGCCTCAAG TTACAGCCATGGACACATCAGAGTCTGTTGCCCCTTCCCGATCTCAAAATATTAACAG AAAGGTGAAGAAGGGAGTACAAATGAAGCGAACAAAAAATGTTAGAAAGCTAAAAGCCATAGCAAAAGCTGTCTCTCAAAACGAAAAGTCTGCAACAAAGGTCGAGAAGAATGAAAGCAAGACATTGAGAACTAAGTCCGCAAAAAACCTCTACGACTGA